A genomic region of Haliotis asinina isolate JCU_RB_2024 chromosome 1, JCU_Hal_asi_v2, whole genome shotgun sequence contains the following coding sequences:
- the LOC137280620 gene encoding sulfotransferase 1A1-like yields MSSSQSSENDVMTPDIREIASDLRNSKGHGFLCFEHDGLYLFIPPPAMLKGGHPADKVKSIREAELKDDDIIICAYPKCGTHWLWEIMEMLISGTIKYQKDVKETRMMEFIFKDGIEAVPSPRVFNTHLPLRMLPRQVVEKKIKCFHIMRNPKDACVSFFNHLRDMEKPYNYEGDFVEFTEAFLSEKMPFGSYSNYLLAWQKETAAAPDLPVLNLFYEDMKIHPVKCVKDVSRFLGLSSTDQFCEDVANACSFKKMKKVDQEMKTKPDMKIWQDGTEGTFYRKGEIGDWKNWFTVAESERFDHIWNKKMKDSGFEFTYAPA; encoded by the exons ATGTCCTCGAGTCAAAGTAGTGAAAATGATGTGAT GACTCCTGACATTCGAGAAATAGCTTCTGATCTGAGAAACTCAAAAGGACATGGGTTCTTGTGTTTCGAACACGATGGGCTGTACCTTTTCATTCCGCCCCCGGCTATGCTGAAGGGAGGTCATCCTGCAGACAAAGTCAAAAGTATCAGAGAAGCCGAACTTAAGGACGATGATATCATTATCTGTGCGTATCCCAAATGTG GAACCCACTGGCTATGGGAAATCATGGAGATGTTAATCAGCGGGACCATCAAGTATCAAAAGGATGTCAAAGAGACCAGGATGATGGAATTCATCTTCAAAGATGGAATAGAAGCAGTGCCATCACCACGTGTCTTCAACACACACCTTCCTCTACGTATGCTCCCTAGACAGGTTGTTGAAAAGAAGATCAAGTGTTTCCACATCATGAGGAATCCTAAAGATGCCTGTGTGTCCTTCTTCAACCACCTCAGAGATATGGAAAAACCGTATAATTATGAAGGGGACTTCGTGGAGTTTACAGAGGCATTTTTGTCAGAGAAAA TGCCCTTTGGATCCTATTCCAACTACCTGCTTGCATGGCAAAAGGAAACGGCAGCTGCCCCTGATTTACCTGTCTTGAATTTGTtttacgaggacatgaaaatt CATCCTGTCAAATGTGTCAAAGACGTCTCCCGATTCCTTGGCCTTTCATCTACAGACCAGTTTTGTGAAGACGTTGCGAATGCTTGCTCTTTTAAGAAGATGAAAAAAGTAGACCAGGAAATGAAAACTAAACCAGACATGAAGATATGGCAAGATGGCACGGAAGGAACGTTCTACAGGAAAG GTGAGATCGGAGACTGGAAGAACTGGTTCACTGTGGCAGAAAGCGAGCGATTTGATCATATATGGAACAAGAAGATGAAGGATTCTGGTTTCGAGTTTACCTATGCGCCTGCATGA